Proteins encoded in a region of the Catenulispora sp. EB89 genome:
- a CDS encoding amino acid adenylation domain-containing protein translates to MNGPVPDPSDRPFVCEPSPLQRRIWEQERAFPGSVQPVVRVLRFRGPVGSDAVYTAVRMLATENAALRSAFVLDATGELLALVGAAAPVPVLIGGGSSDEVETFEEFVSRPFSLSGPLFRIRFDRDRSGSGRLVLVGSPAVGDHRWFDALAARLAETIVRPRNSRDLLGILLQEPAVSRTGLIPAEAEFPADRPRPALVGPTWSSPIRVGRQSLERLATTVSGGAPDTELSVAVAVHTVAARWLDRRRMGVAVCRGAHFSVTELDYRPTTEFRSQVDTLADVVPGAVHPFPPLDAASVVLRPAIQAAGPAASVHGELTAPPSQHAAVEFTFTIADEPQAILSARRDVVSEKAFHGMAEALVMALDTFAGDPQTNLGAAELASASDLAGSATFAKPPVPAAEYGMLLHQLFEAQAGRTPDSPAVIFDGAVLSYQELNARADRLACALAHQGIGSGSVVALCFERSAALLTATLAVLKVGAAYLPLVSELPPERLALILDDCRPRAVIATRQMVERVPGRHCARLLILEDLLEAAGAEPQTDLDVRSSPEDLAYIVYTSGSTGRPKGVMVRHKSLVSRILCDSYEPTVLGEKYLLTTAPSFMDSNWETFTPLSSGGTIVIPTDAESRDAWRLIELAGEHGVRRLVIVPSLLSAILELPASALKALSAVQWCLCSGEPLPQAVLDRAARALPTMRVANVYGLSETWDVCWADATKTREAEVIGRPMPHSELHVLDAGLLPSPAGVSGQLYAAGAGLARGYLCRPAQTAERFVPNPYGPPGSRMYRTGDRVRWRDDGMLEFIGRMDRQVKIRGFRVELEEVETVLSALVGFETVVVAEQGDRARLTAFAAVPEESRLDARTWRARLASHLPDYMMPAEFIWLDAFPLTANGKVNRLELSSARPRRSVAYRPARTGVEQLLVSFCAQEAGRPGTGLDDPLDGIGVGSVVRMQLKIRSLLGIEVTLADLLEAGSLSEVSDLVSRMR, encoded by the coding sequence ATGAACGGCCCCGTCCCTGACCCGTCTGACCGGCCGTTCGTCTGCGAACCGTCGCCTCTCCAACGGCGGATCTGGGAGCAGGAGCGCGCTTTCCCCGGTTCGGTACAGCCTGTGGTCCGCGTTCTGCGTTTCCGCGGTCCGGTCGGTTCCGACGCCGTGTATACGGCCGTCAGGATGCTGGCGACTGAAAACGCCGCACTTCGTTCGGCGTTCGTCCTAGACGCGACTGGTGAACTTCTGGCTCTCGTCGGTGCGGCAGCTCCGGTCCCGGTACTAATCGGGGGAGGCTCCAGCGATGAGGTCGAGACTTTCGAGGAGTTCGTCAGCCGTCCGTTCTCGCTGTCGGGACCGCTGTTCCGCATCCGGTTCGACCGCGACCGGTCGGGATCTGGCAGGCTGGTCCTGGTCGGCAGCCCGGCCGTCGGCGACCATCGCTGGTTCGACGCCTTGGCCGCCCGTCTGGCCGAGACGATCGTGCGGCCGCGGAACTCGCGCGACCTGTTGGGTATCCTGCTTCAGGAACCCGCGGTATCTCGTACCGGGCTCATACCGGCCGAGGCGGAATTTCCCGCCGATCGTCCCCGGCCCGCCCTCGTCGGGCCGACCTGGTCCAGCCCGATCCGGGTCGGCAGGCAGAGCCTTGAAAGGCTCGCAACGACGGTTTCCGGCGGTGCGCCGGATACCGAGCTTTCCGTAGCCGTAGCCGTGCACACCGTCGCGGCCCGGTGGCTCGACCGGCGACGGATGGGGGTAGCCGTTTGCCGCGGAGCGCACTTCTCGGTGACGGAGTTGGACTATCGCCCCACTACTGAGTTCCGGTCTCAAGTGGACACACTGGCTGACGTGGTGCCGGGGGCAGTGCACCCGTTCCCACCGCTTGACGCGGCGTCGGTCGTGCTCCGGCCCGCGATTCAAGCCGCCGGCCCGGCGGCCTCGGTCCATGGGGAGTTGACTGCGCCGCCTTCACAACATGCTGCGGTGGAATTCACCTTTACGATCGCTGATGAGCCTCAAGCCATCCTGTCTGCGCGCCGTGATGTGGTTTCGGAGAAGGCGTTCCACGGCATGGCCGAAGCTCTGGTCATGGCGCTTGACACCTTCGCCGGCGACCCCCAGACGAACCTCGGGGCGGCGGAACTGGCATCCGCGTCGGACCTCGCTGGCAGTGCGACGTTCGCAAAGCCTCCCGTGCCCGCCGCGGAGTATGGAATGTTGCTGCATCAGCTGTTCGAGGCCCAAGCCGGCAGAACCCCAGACTCCCCCGCCGTGATCTTCGATGGCGCGGTACTGAGTTATCAAGAGCTGAATGCCCGCGCCGATCGTCTGGCGTGCGCGCTCGCGCATCAAGGCATCGGAAGCGGCTCCGTCGTGGCGTTGTGTTTCGAACGTTCCGCGGCCTTGCTCACGGCGACCCTCGCCGTGCTGAAGGTCGGCGCCGCATACCTGCCGTTGGTCTCCGAACTGCCGCCGGAGCGGCTCGCGCTCATCCTCGACGACTGTCGGCCCCGCGCGGTCATCGCCACACGGCAGATGGTCGAACGGGTACCCGGCCGGCATTGCGCACGGCTGCTGATTCTCGAGGACCTGCTGGAGGCCGCCGGCGCCGAACCACAGACCGATCTCGACGTGAGGTCCTCACCCGAGGATCTCGCCTACATCGTCTATACGAGCGGTTCGACCGGCCGTCCCAAAGGCGTGATGGTTCGGCACAAGAGCCTTGTCTCCAGGATCTTGTGCGATTCCTATGAACCGACTGTTCTGGGCGAAAAGTACCTGTTGACCACGGCGCCGTCATTCATGGATTCCAATTGGGAGACGTTCACACCGTTGTCGAGCGGCGGGACGATCGTCATTCCGACAGACGCTGAGTCGCGGGACGCGTGGCGGTTGATCGAGCTGGCGGGTGAACACGGCGTCAGGCGGCTGGTGATCGTGCCGTCGCTGTTGTCTGCGATCCTGGAACTCCCGGCGTCGGCGCTGAAAGCGCTCAGTGCCGTGCAATGGTGTCTGTGCAGTGGTGAACCGTTGCCCCAGGCTGTTCTCGATCGTGCGGCGCGCGCTCTTCCGACCATGCGGGTAGCGAACGTCTACGGACTGTCTGAGACCTGGGACGTGTGTTGGGCGGACGCCACCAAGACTCGTGAAGCCGAAGTGATAGGGCGGCCGATGCCCCACTCCGAACTCCACGTGCTGGATGCCGGTCTGCTTCCCAGCCCGGCGGGCGTCTCAGGCCAGCTGTACGCCGCCGGTGCCGGTCTGGCTCGGGGCTACCTGTGTCGCCCCGCGCAGACGGCGGAACGCTTCGTACCCAATCCCTACGGTCCGCCGGGATCGAGGATGTACAGGACCGGCGATCGGGTTCGATGGCGCGACGACGGCATGCTCGAGTTCATAGGCCGGATGGACCGGCAAGTGAAGATTCGTGGTTTCCGTGTCGAGTTGGAGGAAGTGGAAACGGTACTCAGCGCCCTTGTTGGATTCGAAACCGTGGTCGTGGCGGAGCAGGGGGATCGAGCACGGCTGACTGCGTTCGCCGCGGTGCCTGAAGAGTCCCGGTTGGACGCGAGGACGTGGCGGGCTCGACTGGCGTCGCATCTGCCGGATTACATGATGCCTGCGGAATTCATCTGGCTCGACGCCTTCCCACTGACGGCGAACGGCAAGGTCAACCGGCTGGAGTTGTCGTCTGCGAGGCCCCGTCGCAGCGTTGCCTATCGACCTGCGCGAACTGGCGTCGAGCAGCTTCTGGTGAGTTTTTGCGCACAAGAGGCAGGCCGTCCCGGGACCGGCCTCGACGATCCGCTGGACGGGATCGGCGTGGGGTCGGTGGTCCGGATGCAGCTCAAAATCCGCTCGCTGCTCGGGATAGAGGTCACGCTCGCAGATCTGCTTGAGGCAGGATCGCTCAGTGAGGTCTCGGATCTGGTGAGTCGGATGAGATGA
- a CDS encoding thioesterase II family protein → MGMRNRLVMKPRTTARARLFCFPSAGMGASMYRGWHDAFPEGVQVAALQWPGRESRFSETPLSSVAELVDHAVEIIRPYLDLPYALFGHSMGAIVAYETANRLRAEGIHHPIHIFACSHSAPQLSTGDPRSAKMTDEELVEHLHGAGGVGEEFLESREYLNLMLPAIRADLLAVDTYLWRGDEPHTVPITAIAGQDDIWASPEALQAWKVHTASRFSTRIMAGGHHVVRDNRTMVIAAVADDITLSMALSSPDERPVR, encoded by the coding sequence ATGGGTATGCGCAACCGTCTAGTCATGAAGCCGCGTACGACCGCGAGGGCGAGACTGTTTTGCTTCCCTTCCGCGGGCATGGGCGCCTCGATGTATCGCGGCTGGCATGATGCGTTCCCCGAAGGCGTACAAGTCGCCGCGCTGCAGTGGCCGGGGCGTGAGAGTCGGTTCAGCGAGACGCCGCTGAGCTCGGTTGCCGAACTAGTCGACCACGCGGTGGAGATCATCCGTCCCTATCTGGATCTGCCGTACGCCCTGTTCGGGCACAGCATGGGTGCGATCGTTGCGTACGAGACGGCAAACCGGCTCCGTGCAGAAGGAATTCACCACCCCATCCACATCTTTGCGTGCTCACACAGCGCGCCCCAACTGTCCACCGGCGATCCGCGTTCGGCGAAGATGACAGACGAGGAACTGGTCGAGCATCTTCATGGGGCGGGCGGCGTGGGGGAGGAGTTCCTGGAAAGCCGTGAGTATCTCAACCTGATGCTCCCAGCTATCAGGGCAGACCTGCTCGCTGTAGACACCTACCTGTGGCGCGGCGACGAACCGCACACCGTCCCCATCACCGCGATCGCGGGTCAAGACGACATATGGGCCTCGCCAGAGGCGCTGCAGGCGTGGAAGGTGCACACGGCCAGTCGATTCAGCACCCGAATAATGGCCGGCGGACATCACGTGGTTCGCGACAACCGGACGATGGTGATCGCGGCCGTGGCGGACGACATCACGTTGTCGATGGCGCTTTCGTCCCCCGACGAACGTCCCGTCCGGTGA
- a CDS encoding 3-deoxy-7-phosphoheptulonate synthase produces MRSEAGERGSARSAPQDFDEQSRREWQQPDWDDHPDRAWALGELSRAAPLVSAAELRQLREGLAAAAEGESLVLQAGDCAESFAEGTPSHIAQKLHLLRSLATELSERDGRRVLQIGRIGGQFAKPRSHEHEHHGGRDLPAFRGHLINSEIPTTDGRQHDPARMVIGHGHAAQIHRLLDNARENDGAGPWSSHEALVLDYEKALMRGGEAGGGYLSSTHLPWIGERTRRADGPHVRLLAPVQNPVGCKVGPSADPEELVRTCDALDPFRIAGRLVLITRMGWRHAENRLRAVVRAVAAAGHRPVWLCDPMHGNTVVTSDGVKTRFLSHIAAEVRQFRRVLNGCGVPASGLHLEVSADQVTECVGADVPDPAALKNRYTTLCDPRLNPRQALEVVSVWC; encoded by the coding sequence GTGCGATCCGAGGCCGGCGAGCGCGGCAGCGCCCGATCTGCGCCGCAGGACTTCGATGAACAAAGCCGCCGGGAATGGCAGCAGCCGGACTGGGACGATCACCCGGATCGGGCCTGGGCGCTGGGGGAACTGTCCCGGGCCGCGCCTCTGGTGTCGGCGGCGGAGCTCCGGCAACTCCGCGAAGGACTGGCGGCGGCGGCCGAAGGCGAGTCACTGGTCCTGCAGGCGGGGGACTGTGCCGAGAGTTTCGCTGAGGGGACGCCTTCACACATCGCCCAAAAGCTTCACCTGCTGCGCTCGCTGGCCACGGAGCTTTCCGAGCGAGACGGCCGGCGTGTGCTGCAGATCGGCCGGATCGGGGGTCAGTTCGCCAAGCCGCGGTCCCACGAACACGAGCACCATGGCGGTCGTGACCTGCCCGCCTTCCGCGGACACCTGATCAACTCCGAGATCCCGACGACCGATGGTCGCCAACACGATCCCGCGCGCATGGTCATAGGCCACGGTCACGCCGCGCAGATTCACCGGCTACTGGACAACGCCCGCGAGAACGACGGTGCCGGGCCCTGGAGCAGCCACGAAGCGCTGGTGCTCGATTATGAAAAGGCATTGATGCGAGGTGGCGAGGCCGGCGGTGGATATCTGAGCTCGACTCACCTGCCATGGATTGGCGAACGCACCCGCCGGGCCGACGGCCCGCATGTCCGCCTGCTGGCCCCGGTGCAGAACCCGGTCGGCTGCAAGGTGGGTCCTTCTGCCGACCCGGAGGAACTCGTGCGGACGTGTGACGCCCTGGATCCCTTCCGGATCGCCGGCCGATTGGTCCTGATCACCCGGATGGGTTGGCGGCACGCGGAGAACCGGCTCCGCGCCGTCGTTCGAGCCGTGGCGGCTGCCGGCCATCGGCCGGTATGGCTTTGTGATCCCATGCACGGCAACACCGTCGTCACGTCCGACGGCGTCAAGACCAGATTCCTCAGTCACATCGCCGCGGAGGTCCGACAGTTCAGGCGGGTGCTGAACGGCTGCGGCGTCCCTGCCTCCGGTTTGCATCTGGAGGTCTCCGCCGACCAGGTCACGGAATGTGTGGGTGCGGACGTGCCGGACCCGGCCGCGCTGAAGAACCGGTACACGACCCTGTGCGATCCGCGGCTCAACCCGCGGCAGGCGCTGGAGGTGGTGTCCGTGTGGTGTTGA